One genomic region from Sphingobacterium multivorum encodes:
- a CDS encoding TonB-dependent receptor has protein sequence MSKKEVYGIVVDTAGRPLNGVSVHLTSSRDTLFSSTSATGYFHFNRVLGNDIRISCSQLGLSILERSYPLYNSTTAKLDVGKLTMFPHVSLLKEVVVLKYKPIVYKQDTVQFNLDAFQFDRRALLEEALKALPNIQVSRDGSVYAFGKPISSVKVDGKKFFGGDVLTATRNLPADFVKSVQVIDFYGDEATAKGIKSAESEKVLNIVLKDDKKKITFGQATLGGGSVDRYLGSAGLNRFNDGKEYSVIASVNNTNTNLFSFGSPNGGEREREMGELADFADPTDGVNKIGSVGGSFSSPLSKTVTASGKYSFTQRNNYIQGNSLLQSIYGYGKAANNLISNFEDYKIKSIDRIHKMDWDFDMKLSPKDQLKISPKLSWTNSTSNTLKDRRIQNNRLSSTGNYGAANSTESPAAALDLFYVRSFTKPGRKVLYTLHTDFNSLDKDEEVRDFNRAIDSSSNVPKITETYLNQMVRSSNENKNIQSRLSLVEPVDLGGTLEINYDFDYTKIDARRSTFDNNNNFNNGPILVDSLSLKYDYSFASNKVGMIYRQDLSEKVKVNFGFAVQPSELTGSSTDKLIKTSYSNVNLVPSAGLKWKFTKEEDLSMDYYGRNNQPSFYQIQPVVDNTNTQNIVVGNKDLKSEFAHSIVSKYRKSITRRGQYLEASLAFNLVNDKIVANRTIEPNSTIQKTTYRNTEGYYDIKSYYLFTASLLSDNLQMSLNGNADYYNNISYVNDKKSFGGHFLFTQALQFRYTWSDIFEAELNGNYSLNRATFDWPVQDNITAHSGIVGLGSKAYLGKHFTMGLELSQKFNAGYSSSWNNINPTIINAYMEYTFGRNNLGMLRFQGFDLMNQNTGISRAVVGNDILDVRNNRLARYFMLSLNIRLQKYPKKS, from the coding sequence GTGTCAAAAAAAGAGGTTTATGGCATTGTTGTCGATACAGCTGGAAGGCCCCTAAATGGTGTAAGTGTTCACCTGACGAGTTCCCGCGATACCTTGTTCTCATCAACTTCCGCAACAGGTTATTTTCATTTTAATCGTGTACTGGGCAATGATATTCGTATTAGCTGTAGCCAGCTGGGCCTTAGTATCTTGGAACGTAGTTATCCGTTGTACAATAGCACGACAGCTAAATTGGATGTTGGAAAATTGACCATGTTTCCCCATGTATCCCTTTTAAAAGAAGTTGTTGTACTAAAATATAAACCTATTGTCTATAAGCAGGATACTGTTCAATTTAATCTGGATGCTTTTCAATTTGATCGCCGTGCACTCTTAGAAGAGGCTCTTAAGGCACTACCCAATATTCAGGTCTCGCGGGATGGTTCTGTCTACGCCTTCGGTAAGCCCATATCCTCTGTTAAGGTGGATGGTAAAAAATTCTTTGGTGGCGATGTGCTCACCGCCACACGCAATCTTCCTGCAGATTTTGTGAAAAGCGTTCAAGTTATTGATTTTTATGGTGACGAGGCGACGGCAAAAGGAATTAAAAGTGCTGAATCCGAAAAAGTTCTGAATATTGTACTCAAAGATGATAAGAAGAAAATAACGTTTGGTCAAGCTACACTTGGCGGTGGTTCGGTAGATCGTTATTTGGGAAGTGCTGGACTGAATCGTTTCAATGACGGTAAAGAGTACTCTGTTATCGCGTCGGTCAATAATACCAATACCAACCTTTTTTCTTTCGGTTCGCCCAATGGCGGGGAGCGGGAGCGGGAAATGGGTGAGCTAGCGGATTTTGCGGACCCGACAGACGGCGTCAATAAAATCGGCTCTGTAGGTGGTAGTTTCTCTAGTCCGCTTTCTAAAACGGTAACAGCAAGCGGAAAATATAGCTTTACGCAACGTAATAATTATATCCAGGGAAATTCCTTATTACAATCGATATATGGGTATGGCAAAGCCGCGAATAATCTGATTAGTAATTTTGAAGATTACAAAATAAAATCAATCGATCGTATCCATAAAATGGACTGGGATTTTGATATGAAGCTGTCGCCCAAAGATCAGCTTAAAATATCGCCCAAACTATCTTGGACCAATTCGACCAGCAATACGTTAAAAGATAGAAGGATCCAAAATAATCGGTTAAGTAGTACGGGGAACTACGGCGCGGCCAATAGTACAGAAAGCCCTGCTGCGGCTTTAGATCTTTTTTACGTGCGAAGTTTTACTAAACCGGGGCGGAAAGTACTTTATACTTTGCATACGGATTTTAATTCCTTGGATAAAGATGAGGAAGTGCGCGATTTTAATAGAGCGATCGACAGCAGCTCGAACGTGCCAAAAATAACGGAAACTTACCTGAATCAAATGGTCCGTTCCAGCAATGAGAATAAAAATATCCAAAGTCGCTTGTCGTTGGTGGAGCCCGTTGATTTAGGTGGTACCTTGGAGATCAATTACGATTTCGATTATACCAAAATTGATGCCCGTCGCTCTACTTTTGACAATAACAATAATTTTAACAACGGGCCCATACTGGTGGATTCACTTAGTTTGAAGTACGACTATTCTTTCGCAAGCAATAAAGTCGGCATGATTTACCGCCAAGACTTAAGCGAAAAAGTAAAGGTAAACTTCGGTTTTGCAGTTCAGCCGTCCGAATTAACGGGAAGTTCAACAGATAAACTGATAAAAACCTCCTATTCAAATGTTAATCTCGTGCCCTCTGCTGGATTGAAATGGAAGTTTACCAAAGAAGAGGATCTTTCTATGGACTATTATGGACGTAATAACCAACCTAGTTTCTATCAGATACAGCCGGTGGTGGACAATACCAACACACAGAATATTGTGGTCGGAAATAAGGATTTGAAATCTGAATTTGCACATAGTATTGTTTCAAAGTATCGCAAATCCATCACGCGAAGGGGACAATATCTGGAAGCCAGTCTGGCTTTTAACTTAGTAAATGATAAGATTGTAGCCAACCGGACAATTGAACCTAATTCAACGATACAGAAAACGACTTATCGCAATACAGAAGGGTACTATGATATTAAGAGCTATTATTTGTTTACAGCTTCTTTATTGTCGGATAATTTGCAGATGAGCTTAAATGGCAATGCAGATTATTACAACAATATTTCGTACGTCAATGATAAAAAGAGCTTTGGTGGACACTTTTTGTTTACACAAGCCCTTCAATTCCGCTATACCTGGAGTGATATTTTTGAAGCGGAATTAAATGGCAACTATTCGTTGAACAGGGCCACATTTGACTGGCCTGTACAAGATAATATCACGGCGCATTCCGGAATCGTTGGTTTGGGATCTAAAGCTTATTTGGGCAAACATTTTACCATGGGACTTGAACTTTCTCAAAAATTTAATGCGGGTTATTCGAGCTCATGGAACAATATTAATCCAACGATAATCAACGCCTATATGGAATATACTTTTGGAAGGAATAACTTGGGTATGTTAAGATTTCAGGGATTCGATCTAATGAATCAGAATACTGGAATTTCACGTGCCGTGGTGGGAAATGATATTTTAGACGTTCGAAACAATCGTTTGGCTCGTTATTTTATGCTTTCGCTCAATATAAGATTACAGAAATATCCCAAAAAATCATGA
- a CDS encoding ferritin, with the protein MKDLLKLKSSLKEEIENILNAQIKVEAHSSALYLAMSSWCDDQGLENASEFFAKQSNEEREHMLKLFNYINNRGGRAISPEVTGIPQDFESFRGVFEQTLEQEMFVTEQFNNIADRCAKEKDYVTFNFVQWFLEEQVEEEFVARRILELFDVIGEEGTGRWEIDKHLVKVTFAGE; encoded by the coding sequence ATGAAAGATTTATTGAAATTAAAATCTTCTTTGAAAGAAGAGATCGAAAATATATTGAATGCACAGATTAAAGTTGAAGCTCATTCTTCAGCATTATATTTGGCAATGTCTTCGTGGTGTGATGATCAGGGTTTGGAAAATGCTTCCGAGTTTTTTGCGAAACAATCCAATGAAGAGCGCGAGCACATGTTGAAGCTTTTCAATTATATTAACAACCGCGGTGGTCGTGCAATTTCTCCGGAAGTTACGGGTATCCCTCAAGATTTTGAATCATTCCGTGGTGTATTTGAGCAGACATTGGAACAAGAGATGTTTGTTACTGAACAATTCAATAATATTGCGGATAGATGTGCGAAAGAAAAAGACTACGTAACTTTTAACTTTGTTCAATGGTTCTTGGAAGAGCAAGTGGAGGAGGAGTTTGTTGCAAGACGCATCCTTGAATTATTCGATGTAATCGGTGAAGAGGGTACTGGCCGTTGGGAAATTGATAAGCACCTCGTTAAGGTTACCTTTGCGGGTGAATAA
- a CDS encoding DUF6686 family protein, which produces MSKLVCPLAHVEEVFSTIAGTVYQCSRKNCFWLEYNNETTSFSVSDFLKFKKRIDGIDVEHMLHDTTRSSDFEIIMPFRTERCFILTVADVLQLRELLDGAKFMMELNSVVRTCLQVSPFAVFA; this is translated from the coding sequence ATGTCAAAATTGGTTTGTCCGTTAGCACATGTTGAGGAAGTTTTTTCAACCATAGCAGGTACAGTTTATCAATGTAGCCGCAAAAATTGTTTCTGGTTGGAATATAATAATGAAACAACGTCTTTCTCGGTATCGGATTTTTTGAAATTTAAGAAACGTATCGATGGGATTGATGTTGAGCATATGCTTCATGATACTACACGCTCATCCGATTTTGAAATCATTATGCCTTTTCGTACAGAAAGATGTTTCATCTTAACTGTAGCGGATGTGCTCCAGTTGCGCGAATTATTAGATGGCGCTAAATTTATGATGGAATTGAATAGTGTTGTCAGAACTTGTTTGCAGGTTTCGCCATTTGCGGTTTTCGCTTAG
- the hpf gene encoding ribosome hibernation-promoting factor, HPF/YfiA family, giving the protein MNITVQSIRFTADQKLIEFIKKKTGKLEQFLDSIIGGECYLRLENVDDEANKISEIKLNIPGSQLFAKGQAKSFEEATDIAVESLRRQINKHKTKTKNTVINGRNEVLAVTEEEEEEEYD; this is encoded by the coding sequence ATGAACATTACTGTGCAATCCATTCGATTTACTGCTGATCAAAAGCTAATCGAGTTTATCAAAAAGAAAACAGGAAAATTGGAGCAGTTTTTGGATTCCATTATTGGTGGCGAATGCTACCTGCGATTGGAAAATGTCGATGATGAGGCAAATAAAATTTCAGAAATTAAATTAAATATCCCGGGAAGCCAGCTTTTTGCGAAAGGGCAAGCGAAAAGCTTTGAGGAGGCGACAGATATTGCTGTAGAATCCTTGCGTAGACAGATTAACAAACATAAAACAAAGACGAAAAATACAGTGATCAATGGGCGTAATGAAGTTCTTGCCGTAACGGAAGAAGAAGAGGAAGAAGAATACGATTAA
- a CDS encoding tyrosine-type recombinase/integrase: MLEKEFIRFLQIEKRYSEHTVIAYKHELEMFQSFLDREGLTVQDIVYRDLRHYFAQMVESGKNASSVNRSMSSMRTYFKFLQREECLDKNPMTLIKALKTAKKLPVVVEKEKLVRLLDQMGQEQDGFESCRDYMVMELLFGTGIRLAELLKIKEQDIDFFNKNILILGKRNKERLVPINNLLLKELKNYLQQKATQFVDTNNSLLIVTKEGKPAYAKLIYTIVHRQLTLISTQGKRSPHILRHTFATALLDNGADLNAIKELLGHAGLAATQVYTHNSAERLKSIYKQAHPKA; this comes from the coding sequence ATGTTGGAAAAGGAGTTTATTCGGTTTTTGCAGATTGAGAAAAGGTATTCAGAACACACGGTTATTGCCTATAAGCATGAGCTGGAGATGTTTCAGTCTTTTTTGGATCGTGAGGGGCTGACTGTGCAGGATATTGTATACCGTGATTTGCGTCATTATTTCGCGCAAATGGTAGAGTCCGGAAAAAATGCAAGTTCAGTCAACCGGAGTATGTCTTCAATGCGAACTTATTTTAAATTTTTGCAGCGTGAGGAGTGTCTCGACAAGAATCCCATGACGCTTATTAAAGCGTTAAAAACTGCAAAAAAATTACCGGTTGTTGTTGAAAAGGAAAAGCTGGTCCGTTTGTTGGATCAGATGGGACAGGAGCAGGATGGATTTGAATCCTGCCGCGATTATATGGTGATGGAATTGTTGTTCGGTACCGGAATTCGGTTGGCAGAATTGTTGAAAATTAAGGAGCAGGATATCGATTTTTTTAATAAAAATATTCTTATATTAGGTAAAAGGAACAAAGAACGCCTGGTTCCGATCAATAATCTTTTATTGAAAGAATTGAAAAACTATTTGCAACAAAAGGCGACGCAATTTGTTGATACGAATAACAGCTTACTAATCGTTACGAAAGAAGGAAAGCCAGCATATGCCAAGCTGATCTATACTATTGTACATCGGCAATTGACGCTGATTTCTACGCAAGGTAAAAGAAGTCCTCATATTTTGAGGCATACTTTCGCAACGGCCCTATTGGATAATGGGGCGGATTTAAATGCAATTAAGGAGCTGCTGGGGCACGCGGGGCTTGCGGCAACGCAAGTGTACACGCATAACTCAGCAGAACGACTGAAGTCTATTTATAAACAAGCTCATCCAAAAGCTTAA
- the rpsU gene encoding 30S ribosomal protein S21 codes for MIIVNVKEGESLDRALKRFKKKFEKTGVLRELRSRQAYEKRSVTRRIQVKKAIYKQSLNQDVAN; via the coding sequence ATGATTATCGTAAATGTAAAAGAAGGAGAATCTTTAGATAGAGCATTGAAACGTTTCAAAAAGAAATTCGAAAAAACTGGAGTTTTAAGAGAGTTGCGTTCACGTCAAGCTTACGAAAAGAGATCTGTAACTCGTCGCATTCAAGTGAAAAAAGCGATTTACAAACAATCTTTGAATCAAGATGTAGCTAACTAA
- a CDS encoding HAD family hydrolase yields the protein MEKIKNIVLDYGNVIFMIDFVKLKTAFTQLGIENVDAVFGHHGQSALFDNFDKGKIDSTQFREGIRALTQNPALTDAQIDTAWNSLLLGVPQGNHEILVQLKDRYRTFLLSNNNAIHYAYCMNDIHEKYGVADNEGFFEKTYYSHLVGMRKPDPEIFELVMQEQQLDPAETLFIDDSPQHLATAKQLGWHTALCTKEKPLKVLLEEFGLL from the coding sequence ATGGAAAAAATTAAAAATATTGTTCTTGATTATGGGAATGTGATCTTTATGATCGACTTTGTAAAATTGAAAACTGCTTTTACTCAGTTAGGTATAGAAAATGTGGATGCCGTATTCGGACATCATGGTCAAAGTGCACTTTTTGATAATTTTGATAAAGGAAAAATTGATTCTACGCAATTCCGTGAGGGAATAAGAGCATTAACCCAAAATCCAGCCCTGACGGACGCACAGATTGATACGGCCTGGAACAGTTTACTGCTTGGTGTGCCACAAGGTAATCATGAGATTCTAGTGCAGTTGAAAGATCGATACCGAACTTTTTTGTTAAGTAACAATAATGCAATTCATTATGCCTATTGTATGAATGATATACATGAGAAATATGGTGTTGCCGACAATGAAGGTTTTTTTGAAAAGACCTACTATTCCCATTTAGTGGGAATGCGCAAACCAGATCCGGAGATTTTTGAGTTGGTCATGCAAGAACAACAATTGGATCCGGCGGAGACTTTATTTATTGATGATAGTCCACAACATCTGGCGACAGCGAAACAATTGGGTTGGCATACGGCGTTGTGTACTAAGGAGAAACCATTAAAAGTGTTGTTGGAAGAATTTGGATTGTTATAA
- a CDS encoding M1 family aminopeptidase, giving the protein MFRAIFNFEFARWFKSSAVYIYMALFFALSLFIMLSSLGIFDGITATTSSNTMMNSPWAINGMVNGMSTIIYFLIPSIVGACVYRDFQYQVHTILFSYPFSKTDYLLGKFFGSVAVVLVIVFASTLGIIVAQFVPGINQSLLGPIQVWAYLQTYLVQVIPNLIIFSAIIFVLVTLTRNVYVGFVAVLILIILQVLVQNLANNMDNRFVGALIDPFGDSAISYYTQYWSPEEKNVNNLPFTGAVIYNRLIWLAVAALFIGGFYVLFSFSQHSISFKSSKKGARLTKNNFDSVFKINLPKVNYDFSTFHYLRTMWMMARYDYRYIVKNPVFLILTLVGVLFIILMASTIGSIFGTSTYPVTWKMLMIPGTTFKFFLLILTFLFTGLLVHRGSITRMGGLLDTTAVPNWAMMGSKIVAILLMQLTLLAVVIATCMAFQVYHRYYNFEIGQYVMHLMVYGMLSNLVWLFISLFVHTLFKNYLAGFFVLLTLFIGLPFLSMVGVEQEIYQFNQGPDLDYSDMDGFGYVLPFLTYRVYWLLFAVFFAVIALLLWRRGSFSGISERWRIFKANLGPVTTAILIFAFVGFIGIGAAIYYENHVKNPYYTSLDHEKQAVEWEKKYKKYQYRPQPRVVDVKFNLDIFPDKRSFKANAAYVLKNKTNTPIDSIFVNYNDYDYTFSLSVPNKLISADDKYNFNIYKLEKAMAPGDSIVLKFSTASPANTWINEKSPVKGNGTFINNMLFPNIGYLDRGELVDNDIRKKYGLPHRDRMAPQTDKRALQNNYISNDADWIRFEATVSTAKNQLAIAPGYLTKEWEKDGRKYYQYKMDSEILNFFAFNSAEYEVKKDKWNGVNLEIYYHKGHTYNLDRMMASSKASLAYYTKEYSAYPHRQLRIIEFPRTAGTFAQSFANTIPFSEAIGFIADVNEKKEDAVDYPYAVTAHEIAHQWWAHQVVGANVQGATLMSESMSEYSSLKVLERRYGKGQMRKFLKDALDGYLQGRSAEKLGEKPLMYNENQMYIHYQKGSLVLYALSDYLGEELFNRTAQSYLQRTVFQNPPYTTSSEFVDSFRQATPDSLHYLIKDMFETITLYNNKIEKVSSKKLKNGKYQVDIQFEVSKYRVDGNGKKSYNDEGGQPLSFKKSDRVTLKSLPLADYIEVGVFSDKKSKDGNKRQELYLKKHKIDRINNTMTLVVDQKPEQVGIDPYNKLIDIESDDNRKEI; this is encoded by the coding sequence ATGTTTAGAGCCATTTTTAATTTTGAGTTTGCGCGTTGGTTTAAGAGTTCGGCCGTCTACATCTATATGGCACTCTTCTTTGCGCTTTCGTTGTTCATTATGCTGTCTTCACTCGGTATTTTTGACGGTATAACGGCAACGACTTCGTCCAATACCATGATGAATTCTCCTTGGGCAATTAACGGCATGGTCAACGGTATGTCGACTATTATCTATTTTTTGATACCGTCCATCGTTGGAGCCTGCGTCTACCGGGATTTTCAATATCAGGTGCATACGATACTTTTCAGTTACCCTTTCTCAAAAACGGATTATCTACTCGGTAAATTCTTTGGATCGGTGGCTGTTGTATTGGTTATTGTATTTGCTTCAACCCTGGGGATTATCGTTGCACAATTTGTGCCGGGCATTAATCAATCTTTATTAGGGCCGATTCAGGTTTGGGCTTATTTACAAACCTATCTTGTGCAGGTTATCCCCAATCTCATTATTTTTAGTGCAATTATCTTTGTGCTGGTAACATTGACACGAAACGTATACGTCGGTTTTGTTGCGGTGCTGATTCTTATTATTCTTCAGGTGCTGGTTCAGAATCTGGCAAACAACATGGACAACCGTTTTGTAGGGGCATTGATCGATCCTTTTGGGGATAGTGCCATCTCGTATTATACACAATACTGGTCTCCTGAAGAGAAGAATGTAAACAACCTGCCATTTACTGGAGCTGTTATTTATAACCGGTTAATATGGCTTGCGGTCGCAGCCCTGTTCATTGGCGGGTTTTATGTGTTGTTTTCTTTTTCACAACATTCGATTTCCTTTAAATCGTCGAAAAAAGGAGCCCGTTTAACCAAAAATAACTTTGATAGTGTCTTCAAAATCAATCTACCTAAAGTAAATTATGATTTTTCGACATTTCATTATTTAAGAACAATGTGGATGATGGCACGGTACGACTACCGATATATTGTCAAAAATCCGGTGTTTTTAATATTGACTTTGGTAGGGGTATTGTTCATTATCTTAATGGCAAGTACCATTGGTTCGATATTCGGAACGTCGACCTATCCCGTGACCTGGAAAATGCTGATGATCCCGGGGACTACATTTAAATTTTTCCTGTTGATCCTGACTTTTCTTTTTACGGGACTTCTTGTGCATCGCGGAAGCATTACGCGGATGGGGGGACTATTGGACACTACAGCGGTACCCAACTGGGCTATGATGGGATCGAAAATTGTTGCCATCCTTTTAATGCAATTGACCTTGCTGGCTGTGGTGATTGCAACCTGCATGGCTTTTCAAGTGTACCATCGTTATTATAATTTTGAAATCGGCCAATATGTGATGCACTTGATGGTATATGGTATGCTGTCAAATTTGGTCTGGCTGTTCATTTCACTGTTTGTCCATACACTTTTCAAAAATTACCTGGCTGGTTTTTTTGTGTTATTGACCTTATTTATTGGGTTGCCCTTTTTATCCATGGTCGGAGTAGAACAGGAGATCTATCAGTTTAACCAGGGACCGGATCTTGATTACTCGGATATGGATGGATTTGGTTACGTTCTGCCGTTTTTAACGTATCGGGTTTATTGGCTACTTTTTGCGGTGTTCTTTGCTGTTATAGCCCTGCTATTGTGGCGGAGAGGTAGTTTTTCAGGAATTAGCGAGCGTTGGCGTATTTTTAAGGCGAACTTGGGGCCGGTAACCACGGCGATACTCATTTTTGCCTTTGTGGGCTTTATCGGCATCGGTGCTGCAATATATTACGAAAATCATGTTAAAAATCCCTATTATACCAGTTTAGATCATGAAAAACAGGCTGTGGAATGGGAGAAGAAATATAAAAAGTACCAATACAGGCCGCAGCCCCGTGTCGTGGATGTCAAGTTTAATTTAGATATTTTTCCCGATAAGCGTAGTTTTAAAGCGAATGCGGCCTATGTGCTAAAAAACAAGACCAATACGCCTATAGATTCCATTTTCGTCAATTATAATGATTACGATTATACCTTTTCTTTAAGTGTGCCGAATAAATTGATTTCGGCCGACGATAAATATAATTTCAATATTTATAAACTCGAGAAGGCGATGGCTCCGGGCGATTCTATTGTATTGAAATTTAGCACGGCTAGTCCGGCCAACACCTGGATAAATGAAAAGTCTCCTGTGAAGGGCAATGGCACTTTTATCAACAATATGCTTTTTCCGAATATAGGCTATCTTGACCGTGGCGAGCTGGTAGATAATGATATTCGAAAGAAATACGGACTGCCACACCGGGATAGAATGGCTCCACAGACTGACAAAAGGGCCCTTCAGAATAACTATATATCCAATGATGCCGATTGGATCCGTTTTGAAGCTACGGTAAGTACAGCCAAAAATCAGCTGGCTATTGCCCCAGGCTATCTCACAAAAGAATGGGAAAAAGATGGTCGTAAGTACTACCAGTATAAAATGGATTCAGAAATCCTGAACTTTTTTGCTTTTAATTCTGCCGAATATGAAGTCAAAAAAGATAAGTGGAACGGGGTTAATTTAGAGATCTATTACCATAAGGGGCATACCTATAACCTGGATCGCATGATGGCTTCCAGTAAAGCTTCTTTGGCTTACTATACGAAAGAATACAGTGCTTATCCGCATCGACAATTGCGTATTATTGAATTTCCGCGCACAGCAGGAACTTTCGCACAGTCCTTTGCCAATACCATTCCTTTTTCGGAAGCAATCGGTTTTATTGCTGATGTCAATGAGAAGAAGGAAGATGCAGTCGATTATCCCTACGCGGTAACAGCCCATGAAATTGCACATCAGTGGTGGGCACATCAAGTGGTAGGAGCCAATGTGCAGGGGGCGACATTGATGTCCGAAAGTATGTCGGAATATTCATCGCTCAAGGTTTTGGAAAGAAGATATGGGAAAGGGCAGATGCGTAAGTTTCTCAAAGATGCGCTCGATGGCTATTTACAAGGGCGAAGTGCCGAAAAACTCGGTGAAAAGCCTTTGATGTATAATGAAAATCAAATGTATATTCATTACCAAAAGGGATCCTTGGTACTGTATGCCTTGAGCGATTATCTGGGCGAGGAGCTTTTTAACCGGACAGCTCAATCTTATTTACAACGGACAGTGTTTCAAAACCCACCGTATACAACGTCGTCGGAGTTTGTGGATAGTTTTAGACAGGCGACTCCAGATTCCTTACATTACCTGATTAAAGATATGTTTGAAACGATCACCCTATATAACAACAAAATAGAAAAAGTAAGTTCTAAGAAACTTAAGAATGGTAAATATCAGGTTGATATCCAATTTGAAGTTTCTAAATACCGCGTAGATGGCAATGGGAAAAAGAGTTACAATGACGAAGGTGGACAGCCACTGTCCTTTAAGAAATCAGATCGCGTGACCCTGAAATCATTGCCATTGGCAGACTATATTGAAGTCGGCGTTTTCTCGGATAAGAAAAGCAAAGACGGTAATAAACGTCAGGAGCTTTATCTAAAAAAGCATAAAATCGATCGAATCAACAATACGATGACGCTAGTTGTTGATCAAAAACCCGAACAGGTAGGCATAGATCCGTATAATAAATTAATTGATATTGAATCGGACGATAATCGAAAGGAAATATAG
- a CDS encoding ABC transporter ATP-binding protein — protein sequence MNLSIETLSKTYSNGVKALDGVNLEIKPGMFGLLGPNGAGKSSLMRTIATLQKPDSGRITFGDIDVLKNQLDLRKVLGYLPQEFGVYPNLSASDLLQYFAKLKGIKSKVDRDAIINRVLEVTNLWDVRNKSVSGYSGGMKQRFGIAQLLLNDPKLIIVDEPTAGLDPAERHRFLNVLREIGTDHTVIFSTHIVDDVRELCHELAILNGGKILLRGTPKESIDQLEGKIWVRIISRDQLDEYTQKYNVISTNYNQDNTLNIRVYSDARPDESFVNAQGQLEDVYFVALKNDQRHV from the coding sequence ATGAATTTATCAATAGAGACCCTTAGTAAGACCTATTCTAATGGGGTAAAAGCTTTAGATGGCGTAAACTTAGAAATCAAGCCTGGGATGTTTGGTCTACTGGGGCCAAATGGTGCTGGCAAATCTTCTTTAATGCGGACGATTGCGACACTTCAGAAACCCGACAGTGGGCGTATTACTTTTGGTGATATTGATGTACTCAAAAATCAGCTCGATTTACGGAAAGTTTTGGGTTATTTACCACAGGAATTTGGTGTTTATCCCAATCTGTCGGCATCAGACCTGCTGCAATATTTTGCAAAATTGAAAGGAATTAAATCTAAAGTGGATCGGGATGCCATTATCAATCGTGTTCTTGAGGTAACCAATCTTTGGGACGTGCGCAATAAAAGTGTAAGTGGTTATTCGGGCGGTATGAAGCAACGTTTTGGTATAGCGCAATTGTTGCTGAATGATCCTAAGTTAATCATTGTTGATGAACCGACCGCAGGGCTTGACCCAGCGGAAAGACATCGTTTTTTAAATGTGCTACGCGAGATAGGTACCGATCATACCGTTATTTTTTCCACGCATATCGTGGATGATGTGCGTGAACTCTGCCATGAGTTGGCCATTCTGAATGGAGGAAAGATTCTTTTGAGGGGCACTCCAAAAGAATCCATCGATCAATTGGAAGGTAAAATCTGGGTACGTATCATCAGTCGGGACCAATTGGATGAGTATACACAAAAATATAACGTTATTTCAACCAATTACAATCAGGACAACACGCTCAATATTCGGGTGTACAGCGATGCGCGTCCTGATGAATCATTTGTGAACGCTCAAGGCCAATTGGAGGATGTCTATTTTGTAGCGCTAAAAAATGATCAACGCCATGTTTAG
- a CDS encoding glyoxalase: MLVEQMERLQSGIFITFSGNCRAALTFYQTCFGGTLHFEMFEEPLQGYVETPVVSAALISERIVIYGSDLVHNEGRKVGNYVAVFVPCQDNADREELIGKLTSQRIKNKSGDTAHKFIEVTDLFNVRWVLGI; the protein is encoded by the coding sequence ATGCTAGTTGAGCAGATGGAACGCTTGCAAAGCGGAATATTCATTACATTCTCAGGAAACTGTAGGGCAGCACTTACCTTTTACCAGACTTGTTTCGGGGGCACTTTACATTTCGAGATGTTCGAAGAACCCCTTCAAGGCTATGTTGAAACTCCTGTGGTGAGTGCCGCTCTTATTTCCGAACGCATTGTCATCTATGGCTCCGATCTCGTACACAATGAAGGTCGGAAAGTGGGAAACTATGTAGCTGTATTTGTTCCCTGTCAGGACAATGCTGATCGCGAGGAATTAATCGGAAAACTTACATCCCAAAGGATCAAAAATAAATCTGGTGATACAGCACATAAATTTATTGAGGTAACTGATTTGTTCAATGTACGCTGGGTTTTGGGAATTTAG